One window from the genome of Diabrotica virgifera virgifera chromosome 6, PGI_DIABVI_V3a encodes:
- the LOC114334213 gene encoding uncharacterized protein LOC114334213: protein MSTGPTPIILQSVNGREFSNIIIEELCSMWKDLKIVHGKPRNSQSQGSVANKDTENILVQRKVHSWKTIKQTSGQLSRGSSICTIHQELSLPFWHQVQCFKNTSTEEDLEVEEQIEETQSGPDSGEREEAEVDEPNELLIEQKPEKPEHPSVNESNAILKELFSNQISEKRNCVAIKRTRAKEGLDKNTKKMP from the exons CTCCTATCATTCTTCAAAGCGTCAATGGACGAGAATTCTCCAACATAATTATAGAAGAACTGTGCTCCATGTGGAAAGATTTGAAGATAGTGCACGGTAAGCCAAGAAACAGTCAGTCACAAGGATCTGTTGCGAATAAAGACACTGAAAATATACTAGTTCAGAGAAAAGTTCATAGTTGGAAAACAATCAAACAAACAAGTGGTCAGTTGTCAAGAGGGTCTTCGATCTGTACAATTCACCAAGAGCTGAGCTTACCTTTCTGGCATCAAGTGCA ATGCTTTAAAAATACTTCGACTGAAGAAGATTTAGAAGTAGAAGAACAAATAGAAGAAACCCAGTCAGGTCCTGATTCTGGAGAACGTGAAGAAGCAGAAGTGGATGAACCAAATGAGCTTCTAATAGAACAAAAACCAGAAAAACCTGAGCATCCATCAGTGAATGAATCTAATGCGATTCTAAAAGAACTATTTTCTAATCAAATTTCAGAGAAGCGAAATTGTGTAGCAATTAAACGGACACGTGCAAAGGAAGGTCTTGACAAGAACACGAAGAAAATGCCTTAA